From the genome of Nicotiana sylvestris chromosome 2, ASM39365v2, whole genome shotgun sequence, one region includes:
- the LOC138886264 gene encoding uncharacterized protein: protein MAEYEACILGPNMAEYEACILGPKMAIDMNVQELLVIGDSVLLIHHVREEWANKNSKILPYLYHVQEFRKRFTKMEFQHVPRIQNEFVDALASISSMIQHPDKNFIDLFPVKIHYQPTYCVHVEDEADGKPWFHDIKEYLAKGE, encoded by the coding sequence atggccgagtatgaagcctgcatattaGGAcccaatatggccgagtatgaagcctgcatattaGGAcccaaaatggccattgacatgaacgttcaagagttgctagtgattggagattcagtcTTACTTATACATCacgtacgagaagaatgggcaaacaagaactccaagatactcccgtatctatATCACGTACAGGAAtttagaaagaggttcacaaagatggaattccaacatgttcccagaatccagaatgagtttgtcgatgcattggcctccatatcatctatgatacaacatcccgacaagaatttcattgatctcttTCCAGTAAAAATCCATTATCAGCCAACTTACTGTGTCCATGTTGAAGatgaagcagacggaaagccttggtttcatgatatcaaggagtatttggcaaaaggagagtaa